A stretch of DNA from Henriciella sp. AS95:
CGGCACGAAGATCGTTCTTTACCAAAGCCTTGTTGAGAGCGATGGGCCACTGAAGACCGGCCGTGTTGTCTTCTATACTAGCGACGCGGTATCTCTGGTTGAGGCGTTCAGGGATGCCGGCCTGGAGGTTGAGCGCGAGGCGACGCCGGTCGCTGAGGGGTCACCGGTTCGTATCGGGATTGTCCATGATGCTGATGGCCATACGCTGGAGTTCATCCAGCGCGGATAGTGGGCCCGCTTGCCCGGCGCGTCAAAGCTGGAGCAGGTAAGCGCCGACCGCGCCTGCGATGGCGACTGCGACCAGCCATGAAACCACTGAGGGTGAGGTATTGGGCTCACCGTCTACACGCGCCTTGCCGGTGACCATCGGGCTTATCAGATTGGTCTTCTTTGCCAGCAGGTAGAAGGCAATCGCAGCCAGATGGAGTGCGATAAGCGCCAGCAAAATATTGAAACTCGCTTCATGGAAATCGGCAGCGTCTCGGCCGAAGCCGAAGCTGACAAAGCGAGAAAGCGGTCCCGAGTTCAGGCCATCCGTATCGACAGCGAAGAGTCCGGATATCGTTTGGGCGACAAGCGCTAGCATAAGCGCGATAACGCTGAGCGCGCCCAGAGGGTTGTGGCCCACGCCTGGGCGATAGCCGGGCCGCAGGAGATAGATGGCATAACCCGCAATAGCTGCCGGCGCGCGGATCAGAGCCGTGAACCGGGCCGTCCTGCTGCCAATAACGCCCCAGACAAGACGGAAAGCGAGAAGGCCAACAAGCACGATACCAAGCGTTCGGTGCAGGCCGAACATGTGCTCTTCGGCGGTATACCACATGGCCGGAATGAGCGCGGCGATCAGCCAGTGCCAAAGCCGGATTGCCAGGTCCCACACCGCAATTCTTGCTGGTTTGCCAGCTGGGTCAGCTTGAGAATTGGTGCTCACTGATCGGCCTCGTTCGCAATTGGTGCGATAGAATCGCGCGCTTAAGCAGTCTAGATTCAGAAGAAGTGCCTTGCAAAGTGTCTGCGGAAGTGTGCTGCGCTCGCTCCGTGATCGGTTGAGAACGGGCGCCGGATTGATACTTGCGATCTATTCTTTCTGCTGAGGTACCAGTGTAGGGCTGGCCGTGGATGTTTGCGAAACTCAGTCCCGCTGAAGCGGTCGCCCGGGCGATAAGCGGGCTGCGGGTTCAGCGATTGGATGATGTTGACGTCATGGTCCGAACGGGTCAATTTTGCTCTTAGCAATTGGTGCGATGGTAAACAGACTGGGGCAGATCAATGAAAACTCGCTTTGCATTTTGCTTGGCTGCAATGGTCGCGATCGCAGCCTGCGATCCGGCGGGCACAAATGAGCCGAACATCAGCGAAGAAGCTGCGGTTAACGCTCAAAGCGCGTTCGAGCGCGGTGACATCAGCCAGGCTGTTCTCGAACATGCGGCAGACTTCAACTCCGCCTGGATGAGCCATGGCCGCACCTATGATGAGCAGCGCTACAGTCCGCTCGACAGCATCAACAGGGAAACTGTGACAAGCCTCGGACTGGCCTGGTATGCTGACCTTGATACCGCGCGCGGGCAGGAAGCCACGCCCCTTGTCATCGATGGCAAACTCTACACCACGACGGCATGGAGCAAGGTCAAGGCGTACGACGCCCGCACGGGTGAATTGCTCTGGGATTACGATCCTGATGTGCCGGGTGCCACAGGCGTGAAGCCCTGCTGTGATGTCGTTAATCGCGGCATGGCGGCATGGGGCGACAAGCTATACTTCGGCTCTCTCGATGGACGGCTCATCGCACTCGACCGAGAGACAGGCGAACCGGTCTGGACGGTTGACACAATCGACGCAGACGGGCCGTACACGATCACCGGCGCGCCCCGAATTGTTGAGGGGCTGGTCATCATAGGCAATGGCGGCGCTGATATGGGCGCCGTGCGCGGGTACGTTTCTGCCCATGACGTTGAGACCGGGGAGCTCGCCTGGCGGTTCTATACCGTGCCGGACAACCCTGCGAATGGTGAGCAAGCTGAATATCTCCAGAAAGCGACTGAAACCTGGACCGGTGACTGGTGGGAGTTTGGAGGCGGGGGCACAGTCTGGGACTCCATGGCCTATGACCCCGCGCTCGGCCTGCTTTACTTCGGGGTTGGCAATGGCGCGCCCTGGAACCAGCAGTACCGGTCTCCCGGCGGCGGAGACAATCTCTACCTTTCCTCCATCGTCGCAGTCGAAGCGAAGACGGGCGAATATGTATGGCACTTCCAGACAACACCGGGTGAAACCTGGGACTTCACGGCCACTCAGCACATCATGCTGGCTGACCTGGAGATCGATGGCGAGCGCCGGAAAGTCCTGATGCAGGCGCCCAAGAACGGATTTTTCTATGTTCTGGACCGCGAGACAGGCGAGTTCATCTCCGCTGACAATTATACGATGGTGAACTGGGCAAAGGGGATCGATCCTGAAACGGGCCGCCCCATTGAAAACCCCAGCGCCCGCTATCGTTCGGGACGGGCTTTCGTTGCGCCAGGCGCGCTTGGCGGACACAATTGGCATCCAATGGCTTTCAGCCCGGAAGAAGGGCTGGTGTATATTCCGGCACAGAATGTTCCGCAGCCATATTCCAGCCCTGACGTATGGACGCGGGCACCTCTGGGGTGGAACAACGCCGTCGGGCCGAATGTCACCACCGAGGCGCTCTCCAGCGATGAAGCAAACACTTTCACCAGAGTTGTAGTGGACGGCGAGACGGCCGACACGCCGGCTGAAGATAGCTACCAGCCCGTGAAGGATCGCAAGATCGGTACAGGTGCGCTTGTCGCATGGGATCCGGTCGCCCAGGAGGAACGGTGGCGGGTGGATTACCCGGTCCTTTGGAATGGCGGTCTGCTTTCGACCGGAGGCGGTCTCGTCTTTCAGGGAACCTCGACCAGCGAATTCAGAGCCTATGACGCCCGTACGGGGGATCAGCTATGGTCTTACCCGATTCAGACGGGCGCGATTGCGGCGCCGATTACGTACGAACTGGACGACGAACAATACGTTGCCGTGATGGCCGGCTGGGGCGGCGTGCTTGGGCTGCTTTATGGGGTCGTCCCTAACCGTAGCCGCCTCCTGGTTTTCAAGCTGGATGGAGACGCTGAGCTACCACCGGAGAGCGACCCGTCCAGGGTGCTTGATCCGCCAGTCTATGAGACAGACCCGGAAAAGGTTGCTTTGGGCGGGGCCCTTTACGGCCGTTTCTGTTCCAACTGCCATGCCGGTGGCACGGTTGTCGTCAGCCTCGACTATTCGGTGGCGCTCGACCGTGAGGCCTCCTGGCTTGCTGTGGTGCGCGAAGGCATCCTCGAACCACGCGGAATGGTGAGCTTCGCGGACGTCCTCAGTGACGACGAGGCGCTGGCCATCAGGGACTACATTGTGTCCCGGGCGCAGGCAAAAGCGGGGCGCTAGATCAGATTTGACCATTCAGTAGGTCAGCGCATCCGCGCCGGTCCCTCGGTATATTCGTCGTCGCCGTTGCAACTATTACGATTGACCTGCGTTTGTATATTCGCATGCCAGACAGGCGGAGGGAGTCAGAACGTCTCCTGAGCCTGCAGCTCTTGGAGGCTGGGCAGTCAATCACAAGGAACAGACAGAATGACTGAAGTGAAAAAATCGACGATCGCAAAGCTTACGGCCACGCTGATGGCAGGCGCGATGTCGCTCGGCGTTGTTGCACCTGCAGCGTTTGCGGCTGAAGATAATTCAGGCGCTGTCAAAGTCGTTGATGAGGCGAGCGCCCGCACAATCGATGCTCTTCAAGACCAGGAGGTCTCGGACGCCGAAGCGGACAGCATTTTGCAACTGGTCGCACTGGACCGGGTGGCGCAATTTGCACTCGGAAACACCTGGGCTGACCTCACGGATACTCAAAAGGCCGACTATGTTGCGGCGTTTGAAATTTACGCCAAAAATCAGCTGAAGACCCATCTCGGCGGGTTTTCAGGCGGCGAGGTGAAGGTCACTGATGTTGCGGAACGCGGCGATAGGGATGCCATCGTTTCGACGCAGGTGACGCCAGAAGGTGAGATGCCGCAGACGATTAGCTGGCGGGTGATTGAAGACGGCGACTGGAGCGTGGTCGACATCCAGGTTCAGGACGTCTGGTTCGCGATTGAG
This window harbors:
- a CDS encoding PQQ-dependent dehydrogenase, methanol/ethanol family, producing the protein MKTRFAFCLAAMVAIAACDPAGTNEPNISEEAAVNAQSAFERGDISQAVLEHAADFNSAWMSHGRTYDEQRYSPLDSINRETVTSLGLAWYADLDTARGQEATPLVIDGKLYTTTAWSKVKAYDARTGELLWDYDPDVPGATGVKPCCDVVNRGMAAWGDKLYFGSLDGRLIALDRETGEPVWTVDTIDADGPYTITGAPRIVEGLVIIGNGGADMGAVRGYVSAHDVETGELAWRFYTVPDNPANGEQAEYLQKATETWTGDWWEFGGGGTVWDSMAYDPALGLLYFGVGNGAPWNQQYRSPGGGDNLYLSSIVAVEAKTGEYVWHFQTTPGETWDFTATQHIMLADLEIDGERRKVLMQAPKNGFFYVLDRETGEFISADNYTMVNWAKGIDPETGRPIENPSARYRSGRAFVAPGALGGHNWHPMAFSPEEGLVYIPAQNVPQPYSSPDVWTRAPLGWNNAVGPNVTTEALSSDEANTFTRVVVDGETADTPAEDSYQPVKDRKIGTGALVAWDPVAQEERWRVDYPVLWNGGLLSTGGGLVFQGTSTSEFRAYDARTGDQLWSYPIQTGAIAAPITYELDDEQYVAVMAGWGGVLGLLYGVVPNRSRLLVFKLDGDAELPPESDPSRVLDPPVYETDPEKVALGGALYGRFCSNCHAGGTVVVSLDYSVALDREASWLAVVREGILEPRGMVSFADVLSDDEALAIRDYIVSRAQAKAGR
- a CDS encoding ABC transporter substrate-binding protein, which translates into the protein MTEVKKSTIAKLTATLMAGAMSLGVVAPAAFAAEDNSGAVKVVDEASARTIDALQDQEVSDAEADSILQLVALDRVAQFALGNTWADLTDTQKADYVAAFEIYAKNQLKTHLGGFSGGEVKVTDVAERGDRDAIVSTQVTPEGEMPQTISWRVIEDGDWSVVDIQVQDVWFAIEQRAQFEAILDSNNGDIDGLISELKN
- a CDS encoding cytochrome b/b6 domain-containing protein, with product MSTNSQADPAGKPARIAVWDLAIRLWHWLIAALIPAMWYTAEEHMFGLHRTLGIVLVGLLAFRLVWGVIGSRTARFTALIRAPAAIAGYAIYLLRPGYRPGVGHNPLGALSVIALMLALVAQTISGLFAVDTDGLNSGPLSRFVSFGFGRDAADFHEASFNILLALIALHLAAIAFYLLAKKTNLISPMVTGKARVDGEPNTSPSVVSWLVAVAIAGAVGAYLLQL